The Papaver somniferum cultivar HN1 chromosome 3, ASM357369v1, whole genome shotgun sequence genome includes a region encoding these proteins:
- the LOC113359585 gene encoding fatty acid amide hydrolase-like, whose product MVWFKDDGMVYKPLEELDFSPTSNETYIKSHVKAPRMTGIIIKIFTWLLEIRGFGSSVLYILKRDNLIHKLVSFAKLKEPPAFVPSYPWNDLNEQEVKSIRPDLSPLQQVEETMDCFPSWEKAILNSECSFRRWTIQDYSRSYASGETTPLTVAKRLLAVIQESSMPPLRMSFFINYNAEDILKQATESTLRYQNGKPLSILDGVPIAVKDEIDCLPYPTTGGTKWMHKIRPCIEDACCVKHLRSCGAIIIGKSNMHELGVGTSGINPHYGAARNPYDINKISGGSSSGSATLVSAGLCPVALGVDGGGSVRMPAALCGVVGFKPGFGRVSHSGVLPLNYTVGMVGVLAATVEDAFIIILRLFSYAAISSNSLSDHPVSLQPKVDFPLLKFTNSISNIKMAKYGEWFNDCKDEIKNCCYDALDLLSKTYGWKTVETTIPEIEAMRLAHYITIGCECNASLNSHSEKIKRSELGWDARVALTVYASFSSGEYLNAQRVRNRHMQIYAKIFKSADVIVTPTTGVTAYPITKTAIKYGEFDYHNGAALVRYQILGNFLGLPAVTVPVGYDKFGMPIGLQFIGRPHSEATLIHIAFAMQSLCISSYRKPQVFYDLLGKDAVRGPTIMEGHQNMLMMPST is encoded by the exons ATGGTGTGGTTCAAAGATGATGGTATGGTGTATAAGCCACTGGAAGAACTCGATTTTAGTCCTACCAGCAATGAAACGTACATTAAATCGCATGTCAAAG CTCCTCGTATGACTGGGATTATCATTAAGATCTTTACATGGCTTTTGGAAATAAGGGGTTTTGGTTCTTCTGTCTTGTATATATTGAAGAGAGACAACCTTATTCACAAG CTTGTCTCTTTCGCAAAGTTGAAGGAGCCACCTGCATTTGTACCCTCTTATCCTTGGAACG ATCTCAATGAGCAAGAAGTAAAGTCGATCCGACCTGATTTATCCCCTCTTCAGCAAGTTGAAGAAACCATGGACTGCTTTCCTTCATGGGAAAAGGCAATACTAAACTCTGAATGTAGTTTTCGGCGTTGGACTATTCAAGATTATTCAAGGTCTTACGCTTCAGGAGAAACAACTCCTCTAACG GTAGCCAAGCGTCTTCTTGCTGTTAttcaagaatcttctatgccccCCTTACGAATGTCATTCTTTATCAACTACAATGCTGAGGATATTCTAAAGCAAGCTACTGAGTCAACTCTTCGGTATCAAAACG GTAAACCATTGTCAATTCTGGATGGCGTACCAATTGCAGTTAAAGATGAAATAGACTGCTTGCCATATCCAACTACGG GAGGTACCAAATGGATGCACAAAATTAGACCATGTATAGAGGATGCATGTTGTGTGAAGCACCTAAGATCATGTGGTGCCATAATTATTGGAAAAAGCAACATGCACGAGCTTGGTGTTGGAACAAGTGGCATCAATCCCCATTATGG GGCTGCTAGGAATCCTTATGATATCAATAAGATCTCCGGTGGTTCTTCTAGCGGATCTGCCACACTGGTCTCTGCAGGATTGTGTCCAGTTGCACTTGGTGTTGATGGAGGAG GTTCTGTCCGTATGCCTGCTGCTCTTTGTGGTGTTGTTGGTTTCAAACCAGGATTCGGCCGTGTGTCTCATTCAGG TGTTCTTCCTCTGAACTATACAGTAGGAATGGTTGGTGTATTGGCAGCCACAGTTGAAGACGCATTTATT ATAATATTACGCTTATTCAGTTATGCAGCTATAAGCAGCAACAGTCTGTCAGATCACCCCGTTTCTTTACAG CCTAAAGTAGATTTCCCActtttgaagtttacgaactcaattTCTAATATCAAAATGGCGAAGTATGGGGAG TGGTTTAATGATTGCAAAGATGAAATAAAAAACTGCTGCTATGATGCCCTGGACTTGCTTAGCAAGACTTACGGGTGGAAG ACTGTGGAGACAACCATACCCGAAATTGAAGCGATGCGTCTCGCACACTATATAACAATTGGTTGTGAATGTAATGCTTCACTGAACTCTCATTCAGAGAAGAT TAAGCGTTCAGAGTTAGGTTGGGACGCAAGGGTAGCACTTACTGTATATGCCTCATTTAGCAGCGGAGAGTATTTGAATGCCCAGCGAGTTAG AAATCGTCATATGCAAATTTATGCGAAGATCTTTAAGTCTGCCGATGTAATTGTCACGCCTACAACAGG TGTCACAGCATATCCAATTACAAAAACTGCTATAAAATATGGCGAGTTTGACTACCATAACGGAG CTGCACTTGTACGGTATCAAATACTGGGGAACTTTCTTGGACTGCCTGCGGTGACAGTTCCG GTCGGATATGACAAATTTGGGATGCCAATTGGTTTGCAATTCATTGGGAGACCACATTCTGAAGCGACTTTAATCCATATAGCTTTCGCGATGCAG AGTTTGTGCATCTCAAGCTACAGAAAACCACAGGTTTTCTATGATTTGCTTGGTAAAGATGCAGTACGAGGACCAACAATAATGGAAGGACATCAAAACATGCTTATGATGCCTTCAACTTGA